CAACATCGTTATCCCCTCAATGACCGCGGCCGCATCTTAGCACTCAAGCCCTAAGAGTGCTAAATTAACTAAAGGAGTCCTATCACAACAGCGATACCATGTCCAAAATCATTGCCTTTAAAGATGAATCCCGTCGCGCCCTAGAAAAAGGTGTCAACGCCTTGGCCGATGCGGTAAAAATCACCCTCGGTCCGAAAGGACGCAATGTCTTGTTAGAAAAGAAATACGGCGCCCCCCAGATCGTTAATGACGGCATCACCGTCGCCAAAGAAATCGAATTGTCCGATCCCCTCGAAAACACCGGGGCGAGATTAATTCAGGAAGTAGCGGCAAAAACCAAAGATTTAGCGGGAGATGGCACCACCACCGCCACCATCATCGCCCAAGCTTTAATTAAAGAAGGTCTGAAAAACGTTACCGCCGGGGCCAATCCCGTCGCTTTAAGACGCGGACTAGACAAAACCATCGCCTATCTGGTGGAAGAAATCGCCGCCGTCGCTAAACCGATCGCTGGAGATGCGATCGCTCAAGTGGCCACCGTTTCTTCCGGCAACGATGAAGAAGTGGGACAAATGATCGCCACCGCCATGGAAAAAGTCACCACCGATGGCGTAATCACCGTGGAAGAATCGAAATCCCTAACCACCGAATTAGAAGTAGTGGAAGGGATGCAGATTGATCGCGGTTATATCTCTCCCTATTTCATCACCGATCAAGAAAGACAGATCGTCGAGTACGACAACCCCCTGATCCTGATTACCGATAAAAAAATCAGTGCGATCGCAGAATTAGTCCCCGTCCTCGAAGCCGTTGCCCGTCAAGGTCGTCCCCTATTAATTATCGCCGAAGATGTGGACGGCGAAGCCTTAGCCACTCTAGTGGTCAACAAGGCCCGGGGTGTCTTAAATGTCGTCGCTATCAAAGCCCCCAGTTTTGGGGAACGTCGCAAGGCGGTTTTACAAGATATCGCCATCCTCACCGGCGGTCGTCTGATTTCCGAAGAAGTGGGCTTGAGTCTTGACACGGTTAGCCTCGATCTGCTAGGGCAAGCAGCAAAAATCACCCTAGAAAAAGACAATACAATTATTGTCGCCTCCGGGGACAGCCGCAATAAGGCCGATGTGCAGAAACGTCTCGCCCAACTGAAAAAACAGTTAGAAGAAACCGATTCCGAATTCGATAAGGAAAAATTACAGGAACGCATCGCTAAATTAGCCGGCGGTGTGGCCGTGATTAAAGTCGGGGCAGCCACAGAAACCGAACTCAAGGATCGCAAACTCCGCATCGAAGATGCCCTCAATGCCACCAAAGCCGCCGTGGAAGAAGGTATCGTCCCGGGCGGTGGTACAACCTTGATTCATCTGGCTTCTAAGGTGAAGGCTTTCAAAGCTTCTCTCACTAACGATGAGGAAAAAGTCGCCGCCGATATCGTCGCTAAAGCCCTAGAAGCCCCCCTGCGTCAGTTAGCCAATAACGCCGGCGTGGAAGGGGATGTGATCGTGGAAGGTGTGCGCGAGACCGCTTTTAGCGTCGGTTACAATGTCCTCACCGGCAAGTACGAAGACTTAATCGCCGCCGGAATTATCGATCCGGCTAAAGTGGTACGGTCAGCCGTTCAAAACGCCGCTTCTATCGCCGGCATGGTCCTAACTACCGAAGCCCTCGTGGTCGAAAAACCCGTTAAAGAAGCCGCAGCCCCCGATATGGGCGGCATGGGCGGCATGGGCGGCATGGGTGGCATGGGCGGCATGGGTGGCATGGGCGGCATGGGTATGATGTAATTCCTGATGCCGTCTGGCCCTTGAAAATAATCTCATGCAATTGAGCCAATCTGTCCCTTTTCTGGTTATCGTCGGCATTAGGGACAGGTTTTTTTTCCTCGGGAAAAACTTTTTCAGCAGAACCTGCTTAATCTATCCTTTGCATTAGTCCAGACACTACACTAGAAAAGAAGGATTATTCCCAGAAATCATGACACTGCTGACGGTTCGATCGCTCAAAAAAGACTTCGGTATCAAGGAAATTCTCAAAGATGCGAGTTTTAGTCTCGATGATCGCGATAAAGTCGGCCTGATCGGTACGAATGGATCGGGAAAATCGACCCTATTGAAAATGATCGCCGGTTTAGAATCGATCGATGGTGGCGAAATTCAAATCAATTCGGGGATGAAAATCGTCTATTTACCCCAGCAACCCGATCTAGACGACGATAAAACGGTTTTAGAGCAGGTTTTCGCCGATAGTGGCGAAAGCATGACTTTAATCAAGGAATACGAGGAATTGTCCGATCGCCTTGTCCATGAGCCAGAAAATCTGGATACTATTATGGAACGTTTGTCAAGGGTTTCGCAACAAATTGATAAACTTGCCGCCTGGGATTTAGAAACCAATGCTAAAGTTATTTTAAGTAAACTGGGTATCGATAATTTTAATGCTCGCGTGGGAGATTTATCGGGGGGATATCGCAAAAGAATCGCCATCGCTACCGCACTTTTAGCCGATCCTGACTGTTTATTGATGGATGAACCCACCAACCATTTAGACGCGCTTTCCGTGGAGTGGTTACAGAGTTATTTGTCCCGTTTTCGGGGAGGATTATTATTAATTACTCATGATCGCTATTTTCTCGATCGAGTGACTAATCGCATCATTGAAATCGATCGGGGAGACTTATCTACTTATTCCGGTAATTATGCCTATTATCTAGAAAAAAAAGCCTTAGCGGAAGAATCGATCGCCAGTAGTCAACGCAAACACGCGGGAGTTTTACGACGGGAATTAGAATGGTTATCCCGGGGACCAAAAGCGCGCAGTACCAAACAAAAAGCGCGGATCGATCGCATTCAAGCAATGGGTAATAAGGAATTTAAACAGGTGGAGGGAAAAGTCGATATTGCCACCGCAGGAAGACGCATCGGCAAAAAAGTTATTGAAGTAGAAAAAATCTCGAAAGCTTACGGAGATCGCACTTTAATTAAAGATTTTACCTATATTTTTACCCCCGAAGATCGCATCGGTATTATTGGCAGTAATGGGGTAGGAAAATCTACTCTCATGGATATTATTACCGGGAAAACTCTCCCCGATTCAGGCACAGTTGACATCGGTTCCACTATTCATATTGGTTACTTCGATCAACAATCCGATGATCTCAATATCAACGAAAATCAAAGAGTAATCGAATATCTGAAAAGTGTGGCCGAATTAGTCAAAACCCTAGACGGCATCGTCATCACCGCTTCCCAGATGTTAGAAAAATTTCTCTTTCCTCCCGATCAACAGTATGCACCAATTTATAAACTTTCTGGAGGGGAAAGAAGACGCTTATTTTTACTACGAGTTTTGATGAGTGCGCCTAATGTTTTAATCTTAGATGAACCCACCAATGATCTCGATGTGCAGACTTTAGCAATTTTAGAAGAATATTTAGAGGACTTTAACGGTTGTGTGATTGTTGTTTCCCATGATCGCTATTTTCTCGATCGAGTAGTTGATACTATTTTTTCCTTTGAAACTGGGGGTAATATCCGTCAATATCCGGGTAATTATTCCCTTTATCTCGATCAGAAAAAAGAGGAGGAGGAACCAAAAGAAAAAAAAGTCACCCCAAAAACTGTTAAAGCTTCTCCCTCACCCGTCAATAAAAAAATCTCTTTTAAAGAGAAAAAAGAATACGAAGACATCGAAAAACAAATACCAATTTTAGAAGCAAAAAAAGCTGAAATTGAACAGGTACTTTATGGAGAACCCCTAGAAGATTTTACCAAAATAACCGCGCTGACCGAAGAATTAGCTCAATTGAGTCAAAAAATTGATACTTTAACCGATCGCTGGTTAGAATTAGCGGAAAAATTAGGCTAGGATGATCCCTATTATCCCGATCGATTTAGTCAAAACTGAGTGATAATTTCTGGTGAATCATCCTCATCCATGATCAGATCTACCGACTCCACCCGCAAGAGTGCCAAATTATCGTTAACCACCCCTTGAAGATAGATTTCCCCCATCCCTTCACCCCCAAGATCGATCGAGCCAAAAACTTGACCGGTTTTTGTATTAAAATTAAACTGAAAATAATTAGCTGAGGAAATTCCCTCGCTGACATTATCGTATTTAGCGATCTCTTGACCACTGTTATCATAAAAAGATACCTGAAAATCTTCTAAAACTTGCATTTTTCCCGAACCTTTTTCTGAAAAGATAGTCGGGGCCGTTTTTTCATCATAACTAAAAGAACCTTTAGCTGTATAACCCTGATTTCCCAACCATTGAAAATCGATCGTCACTGCTAAAACCCCTTGGCTATTCATGTTAGCAACTAAAAGCAAAGCTAATAGTAAAGTCAATATCCTCTTTTTCATGGTCAATCCGAATATCATTAGTCGGTTATTTCAGTTATCAGTGATCAATCACTACAACTGGTCTTCGGGGGAGAGTCAAGAGGGACTCTTTCTACCCCTATAAACCTTAAGAAAACTTCAATTACATGGGTACAAGAAAAGGAAACCCGAATGATCTTTTGTCGGGGGGGTAACTTCCGTTTGCTGATATTACCCGATTTTAAGACAAAAATCGTCAAAAACCGCCATAACGTTCCTCTAACCAGGGATCACCTCGTCGATGGTAGCCATTAAGTTCCCAGAAACCCAATTGCTCTCGATCGAGAAATTCTAAGCCATTAATCCATTTAGAACTTTTCCAAGCGTAGAGATGGGGAACAACTAAGCGCAGCGGACCACCGTGGTCGGGGGTTAAAGGTTGACCAAACAGTTGAAAAGCGAAAAAATTATCTTCGTGCAGGAATTCCTCTAGGGTGAGGTTAGTGGTATAACCCCCATAACAGTGTTGCATGACGTGGGTAGCTTCCGGCAACAGGTCAATTAAGGCCATAAAATCCGATACCTTAATTCCCGTCCAAGTCACATCTAATTTTGACCAACGGGTGACACAGTGAAAATCCTTAGTAAATTCCGACTGCGGTAGGGCCATAAAATCCGACCAGTTAAAAATTTTAGTCGTGGCCACCTTTCCCCAAACCTTGAATAACCATTCCTCGGTCTTGATTTGGGGAGTATCTCCGTAGGTAAGCACAGGAAAACCACTAGCGAGATATTGGCCCGGAGGAACTCGGTCTTGATCGGGAGATTCTGGTTTTTTAAAGAATTTGCCTAACATTAGTTGAGACTCACAACGAAAACCCTAAACAAATCTTAAAATATTAGGGAGCGAAAAGGTTTTCTATACCTCACTCCCCACCATCAAGTCATTAAACCGTCCTAATTTTTCGGGTAACTGAAGACCGATAGGAATATTATTCCTCGTCTCCCCCTTCTTCTTCCTCTTTAGTGGGATAGACAAAGCTGTTAGAACGACCAGAAAGAACAGATTTACCCAAAGATAAGGCTTTTTGCGCTTCCCGAGCCGCTTGCTTTCTCCAGTGCGCTCTCCGTTGGTCGCGCTTGGCATTTGAGGTTTTCTTCTTGGGACAAGCCATAGTATTTTAACGATAGTTATAGACTCACAACCTTTCTATTCTACTCCCTATTTCCCTAATCGGCTCGCCAACTTGTCTTTATCCCCTACTCACTACTGCCCAAAATATTGATAAAACTTAATAATTATCATTGGCTTACCTATTTATGTTTAAAATCTTATATAGCTATGTAGTCAAGTAATTTCCATCATGGTCACTACCGTCGAACCTCCCTCCCAGAAAAAAGCTGTTCTGCGCGAAACTATCCTCACCCCTCGTTTTTATACCACCGATTTTGAGGCTGCCGCTAATTTTGACCTTTCTTTGCAAGAAACCGAAATCAAAGCGATGTTAGAGGAGATGCGAACCGATTATAACCGGCATCACTTTGAACGTCAGCAAGAATTTGAGAACTATCAAGATAATCTCGATGAAAAAACGAGAAATGCTTTTATAGATTACCTAGAACGCTCCTGTATCTCCGAATTTTCCGGCTTTTTGTTATTTAAGGAACTGTCACGACAACTAAAAAGCCGTAATCCCTTGTTAGGGGAGATATTTCATCTTATGGCTAGAGACGAGGCGCGTCATGCAGGATTTCTCAATAAAGCCATGGCTGACTTTAATATTTCCCTCGATCTAGCCAAAATTACCAAAACCCGTACCTACACCTTTTTCCCCCTTGAATGGGTTTTATATACGGTCTATCTCTCCGAAAAAATCGGTTATTGGCGTTATATCCTCATTTATCGTCATTTACAAGAACATCCCCAGTATAAATTTAATCCTCTCTTTAATTACTTCGAGAGTTGGTGTCAGGACGAAAATCGCCACGGAGATATCTTTAAAACCTTACTGCGAGCTAAACCACAATTGTGGAATAATTGGCGATCGAGATTATGGAGTCGTTTTTTTCTGCTTTCCGTCTTTGCTACCCATAGTTTAACTGTACGCGAACGCTCAGACTTTTATGATGCTTTGGGAATGGATGCGATCGCTTTTGATCAAGAGGTAATTCGCCAGACTAATAATACCTCCGCTCGCGCTTTTCCCACCATTTTAAATGTGGACCATCCCCAATTTTTCCCCCGTTTAAACCGTTGTGCCGAACGTAATTTACAATTAAAAGCGATCGATGAAAGTAGCGCTCCTCAATGGCTAAAAACAGTCCGTAAGTTACCCTTACAGCTAGGTATCGTCGGGGATCTATTGCGATTGTATCTAATTAAACCCATAGATGCAGAAGCCACCAGAGAAATGGTACTTTAATCAGTTATCAGTTATCAGTTATCAGTTATCAGTTATCAGTTCACAGCAAAAAACTCCCCAATTTCCAATTCATAATTCATAATTCCCACACCCCACACCCCACACCCCACACCCTACACCCCACACCCCACACCCCACACCCTACACCCCACACCCTACACCCTACACCCTACACCCTACACCCTACCCCAACGAAAAACTTTTTCAGCAGACCCTAAGTAGTCGTGCCAAATTAATTTCCTCAACCTTGACGAGAAATTCTGTAAACTTTGCTCAAAAGCTGCGTAAATTCTGTATTTTCTCTGGAAGTCTTAGATATAGCCTTTAGAATCGTGATCATAGCACTAGGCTAATTCAGATCAATTAAACTTCTTCCTCACTCCCGACTTTGTTAGTATCATGAAACCTAACTCTGGCCGTAAACGTTTATTATCCCTGATATCTGCTGTTTCTTGTAGTTCCCTGTTGATTTTATCCCCTCTAGCCCAGAGAGCGCAAGCAGACGATATTACGGATGCCTTAGAAGCGGTAATTGAATATACGGCTCAATTACACCAGATCAATTTTAAGTATTTGTTAAGCAATGGCCCGATAACCACTCCCTGCGGCGTAATTTCCCTAGCGGCTTTCTGCACTGTAGATAATACAGTCTATGTCAATCTCAAGCAAGTTACTCGCATTAGTGATAATCCCCTATTTCCCCTTTACGCCGTCGCTCACGAGGCTGCTCACGCTGTTCAGTGGAATCGGGGTATCGGTGGCATCGATGAAGGTGGAATGAGCATCGGCATTGAATTACAGGCCGATTGTCTAGCAGGAGATACCCTTTCCTGGTTATTTACCGAAGCGAGAGGTTTATCCAAACAGGATTATATAATAGCGGGAAAACTTCTAGCGGAAGCGGCCTCGGAAGTGGGCGATTTTGAGGCCCCCAATCGCTCCCACGGGACACCACAACAGCGAGGTGATTCGGTCTTACAAGGATTCTACGGGGAAAATCATGAAACTTGTATGCGTTAGCTAACAATCAAGGCTGTATTTCCCCTAGAATGCCTAAAAAAGCCTAAAAAACTACTGTAACCCTAACCAAGATAACAGACCTTGGCCAGTGAGATACTCGATCAACAGGGTGATCACAAAACCAATCATAGCAGCCCTACCGTTGAGGCGCTCGGCATAGTCATTAAAGCCAAATTTGGGGTCTTCTAATTTGGGGGTTTGAGTCGGTTGTGGTTCAGTCATGATCTTTACAGGCCGTTTACATTTCTTTACTATTCTAGCGGAGTTAGAAGTTAGGTTGTAACTAATTTCTAACTCCTCCCTATTTGCCCTAATCCCGACCGTTAAGAGCGATTAAAAGGCGCAGAATAAAGATAAATAGGTTGATATAGGTCAAATACATCGATAAAGCAGCACTGAGATACTGTTCATCTCTGTAGGTACGGGGCAAGATGTAAAAGTCCACCACTGCGGAGCCTGCAAACAAGAAAACCCCGATGCCAGAAATAGCGATTTCTAACCAGGTGGGAGTACCGCCACCAAAGATAGAGAAAATTAGCTGACCAATGAGAACAATAAAAAGAGCGAGAATACCGATGCTCACGGTTTGAGTCAGGGCTAAACCATCTTTTTCCGACAGATTCGAGCCGATATTCCGTCCCAACACAAAAGCGAGGCCGCAACCGAGGGCAGCAATTGCTACACCTCGCAAACCGACACCGGAAGTACCTAGGGCCACATAGACGATTCCACTGAGAGTATAGCCAGAAAGAAGGCTATAGAGAGTCAGCAGGGGCAGAGCAGTGCCTGTATTGCCGCTTTCCGCACTATTACGCGCGACAAAAAATAAAATAATCTCGGCAACTATGGCGACAAAGAAAGTCGGGAAGAAAATCTGGGGATAGGATTGGATCACACCTAAACCGCCATAGGTTCCCACCGCAGTCAAAATTAGACCGCCACCGAGATAGGGCAAGGCCTTGGGGATAACATTAGGGCCGATAAGTGCTTGGCTTTTAGCCTCGCGTAAAGCTTGACGAAAATTACTGGTATTACTCATGGTGACTAGGTTCGAGATACTTGTCTCAATCAATCTTGTTAAACAGAAACTATTCTTGATTAGTTCGTCAAGAATGCTGAATCGCAGGGAAGAAAAAAAAGTAATCTTCTCCCCCGCATCGATTCCCTCTTGATTGTAACGAAAAGACTAGGGATCGAGCTAGAAGCCACTGTTTTCTCCCCTCTTGACTGATCAAGTTACCTTAAACCGAAGACCGATTCAAGGCGATCCTCGCCCGTCAACTGGATATTTCCTGTTTTTATTAATTACAATCTTCTAGAGTATCCCCTGACCTAAAGCCAAACCTGTCACCAACATTCCTAACACTAGAAAAGGCTGGGCGCTGGCTTGATATTTGACATCATTTTTGAGCGGATCCCGCAGAAAATACATATCTTGGAAAGTGATCTGAGGGATAATTAATAACAGTAAAATAGCGGCATAAAGATTCTGATGAATACTAATCAGATAACCCGCAATTCCTGCTTGAAAAACATCGATCATAATCACACAAATCCAAGCAGCGGTCGTAATTCCAAACATGACTGGCAAGGATTTTAAGCCTAATTTTTCGTCACCTTCCACACTTTTAAAGTCGTTAACTACAGCAATGCCTAACCCCGCTAGACTATAGATGAGGGTTAGGATCATAATTGTCCCATTTAACTGACCAAAAAGGGCGTGACCTGCCCACCAAGGTAATGCTATATAACTAGCACCGAGGGCATAATTACCCAGCCAACCATTTTGTTTTAATTTTAAAGGTGGCGCTGAATAAATATAGGCAATAAAAGAACCAAATAGGGTTAAACAGAGCATGATCGGGAAATCATGACCGGCCCAGCGATCGAGAAGATAAGATATTCCTAACCCAGCCGCTAATAAAACCAAAATCTGGCCGACTACTTGCCGAATAGAAATCACCCCCGAAGGAATCGGACGATAGGGTTCATTAATTGCATCGATTTCTCGATCGTAAAAATCATTTAAAGTTTGGGTATAACCGGTCATCAACGGACCGGAAAGTAACATACAGGTGGCTGCTTTTAAGACATCTTCTAAAGACCAAGTATAATTACCCGATGAAGCAGCCCCACAGACAACCCCCCAAATCAGGGGAAT
This portion of the Microcystis aeruginosa NIES-2549 genome encodes:
- the groL gene encoding chaperonin GroEL (60 kDa chaperone family; promotes refolding of misfolded polypeptides especially under stressful conditions; forms two stacked rings of heptamers to form a barrel-shaped 14mer; ends can be capped by GroES; misfolded proteins enter the barrel where they are refolded when GroES binds), yielding MSKIIAFKDESRRALEKGVNALADAVKITLGPKGRNVLLEKKYGAPQIVNDGITVAKEIELSDPLENTGARLIQEVAAKTKDLAGDGTTTATIIAQALIKEGLKNVTAGANPVALRRGLDKTIAYLVEEIAAVAKPIAGDAIAQVATVSSGNDEEVGQMIATAMEKVTTDGVITVEESKSLTTELEVVEGMQIDRGYISPYFITDQERQIVEYDNPLILITDKKISAIAELVPVLEAVARQGRPLLIIAEDVDGEALATLVVNKARGVLNVVAIKAPSFGERRKAVLQDIAILTGGRLISEEVGLSLDTVSLDLLGQAAKITLEKDNTIIVASGDSRNKADVQKRLAQLKKQLEETDSEFDKEKLQERIAKLAGGVAVIKVGAATETELKDRKLRIEDALNATKAAVEEGIVPGGGTTLIHLASKVKAFKASLTNDEEKVAADIVAKALEAPLRQLANNAGVEGDVIVEGVRETAFSVGYNVLTGKYEDLIAAGIIDPAKVVRSAVQNAASIAGMVLTTEALVVEKPVKEAAAPDMGGMGGMGGMGGMGGMGGMGGMGMM
- a CDS encoding ABC-F family ATP-binding cassette domain-containing protein; this encodes MTLLTVRSLKKDFGIKEILKDASFSLDDRDKVGLIGTNGSGKSTLLKMIAGLESIDGGEIQINSGMKIVYLPQQPDLDDDKTVLEQVFADSGESMTLIKEYEELSDRLVHEPENLDTIMERLSRVSQQIDKLAAWDLETNAKVILSKLGIDNFNARVGDLSGGYRKRIAIATALLADPDCLLMDEPTNHLDALSVEWLQSYLSRFRGGLLLITHDRYFLDRVTNRIIEIDRGDLSTYSGNYAYYLEKKALAEESIASSQRKHAGVLRRELEWLSRGPKARSTKQKARIDRIQAMGNKEFKQVEGKVDIATAGRRIGKKVIEVEKISKAYGDRTLIKDFTYIFTPEDRIGIIGSNGVGKSTLMDIITGKTLPDSGTVDIGSTIHIGYFDQQSDDLNINENQRVIEYLKSVAELVKTLDGIVITASQMLEKFLFPPDQQYAPIYKLSGGERRRLFLLRVLMSAPNVLILDEPTNDLDVQTLAILEEYLEDFNGCVIVVSHDRYFLDRVVDTIFSFETGGNIRQYPGNYSLYLDQKKEEEEPKEKKVTPKTVKASPSPVNKKISFKEKKEYEDIEKQIPILEAKKAEIEQVLYGEPLEDFTKITALTEELAQLSQKIDTLTDRWLELAEKLG
- a CDS encoding sulfite oxidase-like oxidoreductase, producing MLGKFFKKPESPDQDRVPPGQYLASGFPVLTYGDTPQIKTEEWLFKVWGKVATTKIFNWSDFMALPQSEFTKDFHCVTRWSKLDVTWTGIKVSDFMALIDLLPEATHVMQHCYGGYTTNLTLEEFLHEDNFFAFQLFGQPLTPDHGGPLRLVVPHLYAWKSSKWINGLEFLDREQLGFWELNGYHRRGDPWLEERYGGF
- the rpmF gene encoding 50S ribosomal protein L32, whose product is MACPKKKTSNAKRDQRRAHWRKQAAREAQKALSLGKSVLSGRSNSFVYPTKEEEEGGDEE
- the acsF gene encoding magnesium-protoporphyrin IX monomethyl ester (oxidative) cyclase — encoded protein: MVTTVEPPSQKKAVLRETILTPRFYTTDFEAAANFDLSLQETEIKAMLEEMRTDYNRHHFERQQEFENYQDNLDEKTRNAFIDYLERSCISEFSGFLLFKELSRQLKSRNPLLGEIFHLMARDEARHAGFLNKAMADFNISLDLAKITKTRTYTFFPLEWVLYTVYLSEKIGYWRYILIYRHLQEHPQYKFNPLFNYFESWCQDENRHGDIFKTLLRAKPQLWNNWRSRLWSRFFLLSVFATHSLTVRERSDFYDALGMDAIAFDQEVIRQTNNTSARAFPTILNVDHPQFFPRLNRCAERNLQLKAIDESSAPQWLKTVRKLPLQLGIVGDLLRLYLIKPIDAEATREMVL
- a CDS encoding metalloprotease, with amino-acid sequence MKPNSGRKRLLSLISAVSCSSLLILSPLAQRAQADDITDALEAVIEYTAQLHQINFKYLLSNGPITTPCGVISLAAFCTVDNTVYVNLKQVTRISDNPLFPLYAVAHEAAHAVQWNRGIGGIDEGGMSIGIELQADCLAGDTLSWLFTEARGLSKQDYIIAGKLLAEAASEVGDFEAPNRSHGTPQQRGDSVLQGFYGENHETCMR
- a CDS encoding high light inducible protein, whose translation is MTEPQPTQTPKLEDPKFGFNDYAERLNGRAAMIGFVITLLIEYLTGQGLLSWLGLQ
- a CDS encoding Bax inhibitor-1 family protein produces the protein MSNTSNFRQALREAKSQALIGPNVIPKALPYLGGGLILTAVGTYGGLGVIQSYPQIFFPTFFVAIVAEIILFFVARNSAESGNTGTALPLLTLYSLLSGYTLSGIVYVALGTSGVGLRGVAIAALGCGLAFVLGRNIGSNLSEKDGLALTQTVSIGILALFIVLIGQLIFSIFGGGTPTWLEIAISGIGVFLFAGSAVVDFYILPRTYRDEQYLSAALSMYLTYINLFIFILRLLIALNGRD
- the chlG gene encoding chlorophyll synthase ChlG, with amino-acid sequence MSNTEIENKDERGAKTRQLLGMKGASSAETSLWKIRLQLMKPITWIPLIWGVVCGAASSGNYTWSLEDVLKAATCMLLSGPLMTGYTQTLNDFYDREIDAINEPYRPIPSGVISIRQVVGQILVLLAAGLGISYLLDRWAGHDFPIMLCLTLFGSFIAYIYSAPPLKLKQNGWLGNYALGASYIALPWWAGHALFGQLNGTIMILTLIYSLAGLGIAVVNDFKSVEGDEKLGLKSLPVMFGITTAAWICVIMIDVFQAGIAGYLISIHQNLYAAILLLLIIPQITFQDMYFLRDPLKNDVKYQASAQPFLVLGMLVTGLALGQGIL